The following are encoded together in the Bradyrhizobium sp. CCGUVB1N3 genome:
- a CDS encoding tripartite tricarboxylate transporter substrate binding protein, which produces MAGWEPTKPVEIVVAAGAGGASDQMARMMQAAIQKNNLMKQPMVVSLKGGASGAEALMYMKSSEGDPNKVLIAYSLIYMLPLSAKIPFNWRELTPVSVIALDQFVLWDNAAGPKSVKEFIEAAKAASSPFKMGGTGSKREDHVLTVFLEQKTGAKFSYLPYKSGGEAATQLVGNHTESNVNNPSENLEVWRAGQVRALCVFDKERISYTSKVTETQSWHDIPTCKEEGLDIQYLMLRAMFLPGKVTAEQQAFYADLFQKVTQTPEYRDYMEKQALKPIFLTGKDMVQFLEEDDALNKSLMTEAGFVAK; this is translated from the coding sequence ATGGCCGGCTGGGAGCCGACCAAGCCGGTCGAGATCGTGGTTGCAGCCGGTGCGGGCGGCGCCTCCGACCAGATGGCGCGCATGATGCAGGCTGCGATCCAGAAGAATAATCTGATGAAGCAGCCGATGGTGGTGTCGCTCAAGGGTGGTGCCTCCGGCGCCGAAGCCTTGATGTACATGAAGTCCAGCGAGGGCGATCCGAACAAGGTGCTGATCGCCTACTCGCTGATCTACATGCTGCCGCTCTCGGCGAAGATCCCGTTCAACTGGCGCGAGCTGACGCCGGTCTCGGTGATCGCGCTCGACCAGTTCGTGCTGTGGGACAACGCGGCGGGGCCGAAGTCGGTGAAGGAGTTCATCGAGGCGGCGAAGGCCGCAAGCTCCCCGTTCAAGATGGGCGGCACCGGCTCCAAGCGCGAAGATCACGTGCTGACCGTCTTCCTCGAGCAGAAGACCGGCGCGAAATTTTCTTATCTGCCCTACAAATCGGGCGGAGAGGCCGCGACCCAGCTCGTCGGCAACCACACCGAATCCAACGTCAACAACCCAAGCGAAAATCTCGAAGTCTGGCGCGCGGGACAGGTGCGAGCGCTCTGCGTATTCGACAAGGAGCGCATCTCCTACACCAGCAAGGTGACGGAGACGCAGTCCTGGCACGACATCCCGACCTGCAAGGAGGAGGGGCTGGACATCCAGTACCTGATGCTGCGCGCGATGTTCTTGCCCGGCAAGGTCACGGCGGAGCAGCAGGCCTTCTACGCCGACCTCTTCCAGAAGGTGACGCAGACTCCGGAATACAGGGATTACATGGAGAAGCAGGCGCTCAAGCCGATCTTCCTCACCGGCAAGGACATGGTGCAGTTCCTCGAGGAGGACGACGCGCTGAACAAGTCGCTGATGACGGAAGCGGGTTTCGTTGCGAAATGA
- a CDS encoding tripartite tricarboxylate transporter TctB family protein — MSQTDLEIVVDDPTAPDENSPAVVATGTIEIVVSLLLLALAITLGFDNWRTGISWDSTGPEPGYFPFYLCVILAGGSLYGLVAALLARHAASEPFVTRAQARRVMAVFAPTLLFCLVTQFLGLYVASFLLVAGFMRLIGKIALWKSLLTALVFTAIMFVTFDIAFDVIMPKGPLEAAFGF; from the coding sequence ATGTCGCAAACCGATCTTGAAATCGTCGTCGATGATCCGACGGCTCCGGACGAAAATTCACCTGCCGTCGTTGCGACGGGAACGATCGAGATCGTCGTCTCTCTGCTTCTGCTCGCACTTGCGATCACGCTCGGCTTCGACAACTGGCGCACCGGCATTTCCTGGGATTCGACCGGGCCCGAGCCCGGCTACTTCCCGTTCTATCTGTGCGTCATCCTCGCCGGCGGAAGCCTCTATGGCCTCGTCGCGGCGCTGCTAGCGCGGCATGCCGCGAGCGAGCCCTTCGTCACCCGCGCGCAGGCGCGTCGCGTGATGGCGGTGTTCGCACCGACGCTTCTGTTCTGCCTGGTGACGCAGTTCCTCGGGCTCTATGTCGCGAGCTTCCTCCTGGTCGCGGGCTTCATGCGGCTGATCGGGAAGATTGCGCTGTGGAAGTCGCTGCTCACCGCTCTTGTGTTCACGGCGATCATGTTCGTCACCTTCGACATCGCCTTCGACGTCATCATGCCGAAGGGGCCGCTCGAAGCGGCCTTCGGCTTCTAG
- a CDS encoding tripartite tricarboxylate transporter permease: MEAFGLLVHGFAVLLTWKTLALMMVGLVLGIFVGVLPGLGGPNGVAILLPLTFTMDPTSAIVMLSCIYWGALFGGAITSILFNIPGEAWSVATTFDGYPMAQQGRAAEALTAAFTSSFIGSLVAVLLITFLAPLISSFALKFGPPEFFAVYLLTFCSFVGLGREAKHKTVISMSLGLLLAGIGMDTVSGQLRMTFGSAELLRGINFLVAVIGLFGISEILLTMEERLALRGHAASISLRVVLSVWKDLPKYWVTLLRSSFIGCWLGITPGGAIAASFMGYNLAKRFAKDPQSFGKGRIEGVFAPETAAHASGTSALLPMLALGIPGSGTAAILLGGLMVWGLNPGPLLFVEHKDFVWGLIASMYLGNVVGLALVLTTVPIFASILRVPFAAVAPMIVVSCAIGAYAIQNAMFDIWLMLGFGVVGYVFKKIGIPLAPFTLALVLGNRAEDAFRLSMIGAGGDLRVFWSNGLVGSITTLAILLLFWPVIDKLLGGVRMIRKKNPATYDGAEQEK; the protein is encoded by the coding sequence ATGGAAGCGTTCGGTCTCCTCGTCCACGGCTTTGCCGTCCTGCTCACCTGGAAGACGCTGGCCCTGATGATGGTCGGGCTCGTGCTCGGCATCTTCGTCGGTGTGCTGCCGGGGCTCGGCGGCCCCAACGGCGTCGCCATCCTGCTGCCGCTGACCTTCACGATGGACCCGACTTCGGCCATCGTGATGCTGTCCTGCATCTACTGGGGCGCGCTGTTCGGCGGCGCCATCACCTCGATCCTGTTCAACATCCCCGGCGAAGCCTGGTCGGTGGCGACCACCTTCGACGGCTACCCGATGGCGCAGCAGGGCAGGGCGGCGGAAGCACTCACCGCGGCGTTTACCTCCTCCTTCATCGGCTCGCTGGTCGCGGTGCTGCTGATCACGTTCCTCGCGCCGCTGATCTCGTCCTTCGCGCTCAAATTCGGTCCGCCCGAGTTCTTCGCGGTGTACCTCCTGACGTTCTGCTCCTTCGTCGGCCTCGGCCGCGAGGCCAAGCACAAGACCGTCATTTCGATGTCGCTCGGCCTTTTGCTCGCCGGAATCGGCATGGACACCGTGTCCGGCCAATTGCGCATGACGTTCGGCTCCGCCGAGCTGCTCCGTGGCATCAACTTCCTCGTCGCCGTCATCGGGCTCTTCGGCATCAGCGAGATCCTCCTGACGATGGAGGAGCGGCTGGCCCTGCGCGGGCACGCCGCGAGCATCTCGCTGCGCGTCGTGCTGTCGGTATGGAAGGATCTGCCGAAATACTGGGTGACGCTGCTACGATCCTCCTTCATCGGCTGCTGGCTCGGCATCACGCCGGGCGGCGCGATCGCAGCTTCCTTCATGGGCTACAATCTCGCCAAACGCTTCGCCAAGGACCCCCAAAGCTTTGGCAAGGGGCGTATCGAAGGCGTGTTCGCGCCAGAAACGGCCGCGCACGCCTCCGGCACCTCGGCGCTGCTGCCGATGCTCGCGCTCGGCATTCCCGGTTCGGGAACGGCGGCGATCCTGCTTGGCGGGTTGATGGTGTGGGGCCTCAATCCGGGGCCGCTGTTGTTCGTCGAGCACAAGGATTTCGTCTGGGGCCTGATCGCCTCGATGTATCTCGGCAATGTCGTCGGCCTCGCGCTGGTGCTGACCACGGTGCCGATCTTCGCCTCGATCCTGCGCGTGCCGTTCGCCGCGGTCGCGCCGATGATCGTGGTGTCCTGCGCGATCGGTGCCTACGCCATCCAGAACGCGATGTTCGACATCTGGCTCATGCTGGGCTTTGGCGTCGTCGGCTACGTCTTCAAGAAGATCGGCATTCCCCTGGCGCCCTTCACGCTTGCGCTTGTGCTCGGCAACCGCGCAGAGGACGCCTTCCGCCTGTCGATGATCGGTGCTGGTGGCGACCTCAGGGTATTCTGGTCGAACGGGCTGGTCGGCTCGATCACCACGCTGGCGATTCTCCTGCTGTTCTGGCCGGTGATCGACAAATTGCTCGGGGGTGTCCGAATGATACGGAAAAAGAACCCAGCCACTTATGATGGGGCGGAGCAAGAAAAATGA
- a CDS encoding outer membrane protein yields the protein MKRFVIGMAAVVSLFATGAMAADLAPKPYVKAPPVAAAVYGWTGFYIGGNVGYSWGRASNSETISNLATGAALFTGTSSNNVNGVIGGGQIGYNWQAQNWLFGLEADIQGSGEKGSSNLVCVGCNNDGTNITSVLTQKLTWFGTVRGRVGVLVTPSVLLYGTGGLAYGGFDTGGSITGNNVGGVPVTVAFPGTSSTRVGWTAGAGIEGKISSNWTAKLEYLYMDLGSVSAGPIATTILVPVRTNAGASYSSGFRDNILRVGVNYQFGGGPVVAKY from the coding sequence ATGAAACGGTTTGTAATTGGAATGGCGGCGGTGGTTTCGCTGTTCGCCACGGGCGCGATGGCGGCCGATCTGGCGCCTAAGCCCTACGTCAAGGCTCCCCCGGTCGCTGCGGCCGTCTACGGCTGGACGGGCTTCTATATCGGCGGCAATGTCGGTTATAGCTGGGGAAGAGCGAGCAACTCTGAAACCATTTCGAATCTCGCCACCGGGGCAGCGCTGTTCACGGGGACGTCGAGCAACAATGTCAACGGCGTCATCGGTGGTGGCCAGATTGGATACAATTGGCAGGCCCAGAACTGGCTCTTTGGTCTTGAAGCTGACATCCAGGGGAGCGGCGAGAAGGGCTCCAGCAACCTCGTCTGTGTTGGCTGCAACAACGACGGGACCAACATCACGTCCGTGCTGACTCAGAAGCTGACCTGGTTTGGCACTGTGCGGGGCCGCGTCGGCGTCCTGGTGACTCCGAGCGTCCTGCTTTACGGCACTGGCGGTCTTGCCTATGGCGGGTTCGACACCGGCGGCAGCATTACCGGAAACAATGTGGGCGGTGTGCCTGTTACCGTGGCTTTCCCGGGGACCTCGTCCACTCGCGTTGGCTGGACGGCGGGCGCGGGCATCGAGGGCAAGATCAGCAGCAACTGGACCGCGAAGCTTGAATATCTCTACATGGATCTCGGCTCGGTCAGCGCCGGACCGATCGCGACGACCATCCTGGTTCCGGTCCGGACCAACGCAGGTGCCTCTTACTCCTCTGGCTTCAGAGACAATATCCTCCGCGTCGGTGTGAACTACCAGTTCGGCGGCGGACCGGTGGTCGCGAAATACTGA
- a CDS encoding CaiB/BaiF CoA-transferase family protein translates to MPFPHASQALSRFTVLDLTRVRSGPTCVRQLADWGANVIKIDALTEDVGGEQPGGPRHGADFQNLHRNKRAMTLNLKDPRGLEAFKRLAAKADVVVENFRPDVKKKLGIDYESLRAINPRLVYGSISGFGQDGPYHKRPGFDQIAQGMGGLMSITGAPGAGPMRVGIPVADLTAGLFCAIGILTALLERDVSGEGQWVQTSLLQAQIFMLDFQAARWLMEKDVAKQAGNNHPTSIPTGVFKTSDGYINIATTGGRIWERCAQAIGAPELVANPDYATAPARSKNRDALNAAIEKRTVAKSTETWVRELNEAGVPCGPIYSIDQMFDDAQVRHLGIAQDVPNAENRHIRLVGQPVTLSRTPSTMVARPPEFGEQTDEVLAEFGFDADEIAQLRAVKVV, encoded by the coding sequence ATGCCCTTCCCGCATGCCTCACAGGCCCTGTCGCGCTTTACCGTGCTCGATCTGACCCGCGTCCGGTCCGGTCCCACTTGCGTGCGACAGCTCGCGGACTGGGGCGCCAACGTCATCAAGATCGACGCCCTCACCGAGGATGTCGGCGGCGAGCAGCCGGGCGGACCACGGCATGGGGCGGACTTCCAGAACTTGCACCGCAACAAGCGGGCGATGACGCTCAATCTGAAGGACCCGAGGGGGCTCGAGGCGTTCAAGCGCCTCGCCGCCAAGGCCGACGTCGTGGTCGAGAATTTCCGCCCCGACGTGAAGAAGAAGCTCGGCATCGACTATGAGAGCCTGCGCGCGATCAACCCGCGCCTGGTCTATGGCAGCATCTCCGGCTTCGGCCAGGACGGCCCCTACCACAAGCGGCCGGGCTTCGATCAGATCGCGCAGGGCATGGGCGGGCTGATGTCGATCACAGGGGCGCCGGGCGCCGGTCCGATGCGGGTGGGTATTCCCGTCGCCGATCTCACCGCCGGGCTGTTCTGTGCCATCGGCATTCTCACCGCGCTGCTCGAGCGTGACGTCTCAGGCGAGGGCCAGTGGGTGCAGACCTCGCTGTTGCAGGCACAGATCTTCATGCTCGACTTCCAGGCCGCACGCTGGCTGATGGAGAAGGACGTCGCCAAGCAGGCCGGCAACAATCATCCGACCAGCATTCCGACCGGCGTATTCAAAACCTCCGACGGCTACATCAACATCGCCACCACCGGCGGACGGATCTGGGAGCGCTGCGCGCAGGCGATCGGCGCGCCCGAGCTCGTCGCCAATCCGGACTACGCGACAGCACCTGCACGCTCGAAGAACCGCGATGCGCTCAACGCCGCGATCGAGAAGCGCACGGTGGCGAAATCGACGGAGACCTGGGTCAGGGAGCTGAATGAGGCCGGCGTGCCCTGCGGGCCGATCTATTCAATCGACCAGATGTTCGACGATGCGCAGGTCAGGCATCTCGGCATCGCGCAGGACGTACCGAACGCGGAGAACCGTCACATCCGCCTGGTTGGCCAGCCCGTCACGTTGTCGCGCACGCCGAGCACGATGGTGGCGCGGCCGCCGGAATTCGGCGAGCAGACCGACGAGGTACTCGCCGAATTCGGCTTCGATGCCGACGAGATCGCGCAGCTCAGGGCCGTCAAGGTGGTGTAG
- a CDS encoding lipopolysaccharide biosynthesis protein has protein sequence MSKSPPDLLGNSAWNAIAFVVAVALNLAILPFVVLRLGPASFGVAGLVTACIAPALVFSNSLAMSTARELAQRLAPSDRADARRLFATAMALAIGAGTPIAAFYGLAGAPLARFGFHLSGPVADDLERAFALASFGWLCQSLSAVLLTLFTARQDYRRIASISIISTVTATASMLLLVPSAPHASTFLGCQALGFAASLLAALGWSRHAIGDWLARPAVHRGALRRLVRLGGWQLAAQGGALFAAQADRYLLGALLQPQFVGFYGVAQRLEEAVYIGVLKIGETLFPFFSSLQKEAEDRKVDLLLRSSWILNVLAASALGGLIPVAGPLLHLWTGAEVAAEGERVLVVLSVAGILGSSANVLAFYLLAQGRSRANALIALCTGVVTLTTSLIALPRFGWQAAGWSACVGMIAQMIATVLVVRSSIKIAGMWSRVLHFMLMPLGVGILAALVLRHGFDRIAFESAPAWWYVGGVASLSAATIFVAAVAASQLGPYRAVCWRDLRAVVARFIPIKAV, from the coding sequence GTGAGTAAAAGTCCGCCCGATCTGCTCGGAAATTCTGCTTGGAACGCGATTGCGTTCGTGGTGGCGGTAGCTCTCAATCTTGCCATCCTGCCGTTCGTCGTGCTTCGCCTCGGCCCGGCTTCATTCGGCGTCGCAGGGCTGGTCACGGCCTGCATCGCGCCGGCACTGGTGTTCAGCAATTCGCTGGCGATGTCGACCGCGCGCGAACTCGCACAGCGATTGGCGCCGTCCGATCGCGCCGATGCGCGAAGGTTGTTTGCAACCGCCATGGCGCTGGCAATCGGTGCAGGCACCCCGATTGCGGCTTTCTATGGTTTGGCCGGCGCGCCGCTCGCGCGGTTTGGATTCCATCTCAGCGGACCGGTCGCCGACGATCTCGAGCGCGCCTTTGCATTGGCGAGCTTCGGCTGGCTGTGCCAAAGTCTGTCGGCGGTTCTTCTCACGTTGTTCACGGCCCGCCAGGATTATCGGCGGATTGCCTCGATCAGCATCATCAGTACGGTTACAGCGACCGCATCCATGCTGCTCCTCGTCCCGTCCGCACCGCATGCATCGACATTTCTCGGCTGTCAGGCGTTGGGCTTTGCGGCGAGCCTGCTCGCGGCACTTGGCTGGTCGCGCCATGCGATCGGAGATTGGTTGGCGCGACCGGCGGTTCATCGCGGCGCGCTGCGAAGGCTGGTTCGTCTGGGTGGCTGGCAATTGGCGGCTCAGGGTGGTGCGCTATTTGCCGCGCAGGCAGACCGTTATCTCCTCGGCGCACTCCTGCAGCCGCAATTCGTGGGGTTCTATGGCGTCGCCCAGCGTCTCGAGGAGGCTGTCTATATCGGGGTCCTGAAAATCGGCGAAACCCTGTTTCCGTTCTTCAGCTCGCTGCAAAAGGAGGCGGAGGACCGCAAGGTCGATCTGCTGCTCCGCTCGTCCTGGATCCTCAACGTGCTGGCCGCGAGCGCGCTCGGCGGGCTCATTCCTGTCGCCGGGCCGCTGCTGCACCTGTGGACGGGTGCCGAGGTCGCGGCCGAAGGCGAGAGGGTGCTTGTGGTGCTGTCGGTCGCCGGAATTTTGGGATCGAGCGCAAACGTCCTTGCATTTTATTTGCTGGCGCAGGGACGATCCCGCGCCAATGCGCTGATCGCGCTCTGCACCGGCGTCGTTACCCTCACGACAAGCCTCATCGCGCTGCCGCGTTTCGGCTGGCAAGCCGCGGGCTGGAGCGCCTGCGTCGGTATGATCGCGCAAATGATTGCAACGGTCCTCGTGGTGCGGTCTAGTATCAAGATTGCCGGTATGTGGTCACGCGTGCTCCACTTCATGCTGATGCCGCTCGGTGTCGGAATCCTGGCGGCGCTGGTGCTCCGCCATGGGTTCGATCGCATCGCATTCGAGTCCGCACCGGCATGGTGGTATGTCGGCGGCGTGGCGTCACTGTCGGCTGCGACCATCTTTGTCGCCGCGGTCGCCGCATCGCAGCTTGGTCCCTATCGCGCCGTCTGCTGGCGCGACCTTCGCGCCGTCGTCGCCCGTTTCATCCCGATCAAGGCGGTCTAG
- the asnB gene encoding asparagine synthase (glutamine-hydrolyzing) — protein MCGIAGILDFRGNAVAPADIKRLTDLLAHRGPFGEGIWSSADGSLAFGHRRLAIIDPGQGGYQPMMSADGRHVIVYNGEIYNFLELRRELEERGATFRSRSDTEVILAAWQAWREDMLLRFNGMWALAIFDTISGDLFLARDRFGIKPLLYALSPERFVFASEQRALARSGLIDASIDTDVASRMLLDAFGVEGSERTLFRNVRRLQAGHCMWLRHGRVDVRRWWRTVDHLPDIPRTEAGRVERFRELFQDAVALRMRSDVPIGTCLSGGFDSSAVICAMAAHERAGMGPRDSTAWRHAFVATFPGAANDERPMAEVAAAWASVAPTFLEIGRGDALTDIDQILDDNDDVYVGLPSAAWLIYRELRRHDVTVSLDGHGADELMGAYLQDGQAGAFRIRNAAADLASRSALARRGVDLVRALTVRARGHYFLRGGLLNIPDELPLVAEDDELPREWGALNRRLYRMFHSTVLPTILRNFDRLSMAHGIEVRMPFMDWHLVTYTMALPESSKLSDGYTKAVARRAMANLMPEQIRTARRKVGFNSPMPEWLNGPLAGWIAASLERKVPAFAELVDEASLSATVGRLTAAKAWDWEAAGRIWPYLNMKWTLARYA, from the coding sequence ATGTGCGGAATTGCCGGCATATTGGACTTTCGCGGCAATGCCGTCGCGCCGGCCGACATCAAGCGGTTGACGGACCTGCTCGCGCATCGGGGGCCCTTCGGTGAAGGCATCTGGTCGAGCGCGGACGGAAGCCTCGCGTTCGGCCACCGTCGCTTGGCGATCATCGACCCCGGCCAGGGCGGTTATCAACCGATGATGTCCGCCGATGGTCGCCACGTCATCGTCTACAACGGTGAGATTTACAATTTCCTCGAGTTGCGCCGCGAACTCGAGGAACGGGGCGCCACCTTCCGCAGCCGGTCCGACACCGAGGTGATCCTCGCGGCCTGGCAGGCCTGGCGCGAGGATATGCTGCTGCGTTTCAACGGCATGTGGGCGCTGGCGATCTTCGACACCATCAGCGGCGATTTGTTTCTGGCGCGTGATCGCTTCGGCATCAAGCCGCTGTTGTATGCCCTGTCGCCCGAACGATTCGTCTTCGCGTCCGAGCAGCGTGCGCTGGCGCGGAGCGGATTGATCGATGCGTCGATCGACACCGATGTGGCGTCGCGCATGCTGCTCGATGCGTTCGGCGTCGAGGGTAGCGAACGGACGCTGTTCCGCAACGTCCGCCGGCTCCAGGCCGGCCACTGCATGTGGCTGCGCCATGGCAGGGTGGACGTCCGGCGCTGGTGGCGGACCGTTGACCATCTGCCGGACATACCGCGCACCGAAGCCGGGCGCGTGGAGCGCTTTCGCGAGTTGTTCCAGGACGCCGTGGCCTTGCGGATGCGCAGCGATGTCCCGATCGGAACGTGCTTGTCCGGAGGCTTTGATTCCTCAGCGGTGATTTGCGCGATGGCGGCGCATGAGAGGGCCGGCATGGGACCGCGCGACAGCACGGCATGGCGGCACGCCTTCGTGGCGACGTTCCCGGGTGCCGCGAACGACGAACGGCCGATGGCCGAGGTCGCGGCCGCCTGGGCCAGCGTCGCGCCCACGTTCCTTGAAATCGGGCGCGGAGATGCACTGACCGATATCGACCAGATCCTGGACGACAATGACGACGTCTATGTCGGCCTGCCCAGCGCCGCGTGGCTGATCTACCGGGAGCTGAGACGCCACGACGTGACGGTGTCGCTGGATGGTCACGGCGCGGACGAGCTGATGGGCGCATATCTGCAGGACGGACAAGCGGGCGCCTTCCGAATACGGAATGCTGCGGCCGACCTTGCCTCCCGCTCGGCGCTGGCGCGGCGCGGCGTCGATCTCGTGCGGGCGTTGACGGTCAGGGCCCGGGGACACTACTTCCTGCGCGGCGGTCTGTTGAACATTCCCGACGAGCTGCCGCTGGTCGCCGAAGACGACGAGCTGCCGCGCGAATGGGGCGCCTTGAATCGCAGGCTCTACCGCATGTTCCACAGCACGGTGCTGCCCACCATTCTGCGCAACTTCGATCGCCTTTCGATGGCGCACGGCATCGAGGTTCGCATGCCGTTCATGGACTGGCACCTGGTGACCTATACGATGGCTCTGCCGGAATCGAGCAAGCTGTCGGACGGCTACACCAAGGCCGTCGCGCGACGGGCGATGGCCAACCTGATGCCGGAGCAGATCCGGACCGCGCGGCGTAAGGTCGGCTTCAATTCGCCGATGCCGGAGTGGCTCAACGGCCCGCTCGCCGGCTGGATCGCAGCCTCGCTCGAGCGCAAGGTGCCGGCATTCGCCGAGTTGGTCGATGAAGCCAGCCTGTCCGCGACGGTCGGCCGCTTGACCGCGGCCAAGGCGTGGGACTGGGAGGCGGCCGGCCGGATCTGGCCGTATCTCAATATGAAGTGGACGCTGGCAAGGTACGCTTAG
- a CDS encoding glycosyltransferase, with product MRVFQNCGLTPSYLTRLDRLASQGLSFHERRDVFLHDRFGALHFLQPVLDGDASAFLTCANDSRLQGRWAREHGVRPGAAPEDILLAQIEDHRTEVLYNLDPVAFPSSFVRKLPGCVKKTLCWRAAPSGNADLRAYGAVLGNFPSILQSWRDKGCRAEWFSPAIDPAMSEYVQDERPIDVLFVGGYSRHHSARARTLEKVAALAGSRQIVYCLDSSRLTRLAESSIGHLLPLQKHRRPKIVAGIAKPPVFGRELYELIGRSKIVLNGAIDMAGQDRGNMRCFEAMGCGALLVSDAGHYPAGMVADETMLVYHDEKSCLEQIERAISDWTDVRPIATNGRIRVNEVHTKARQWGLFQTIVARL from the coding sequence ATGCGGGTGTTTCAGAACTGCGGTCTCACTCCGTCCTACCTCACGCGCCTGGATCGTCTGGCATCACAAGGCTTGAGCTTTCATGAACGGCGCGATGTGTTTCTGCACGATCGGTTCGGCGCGCTTCATTTTCTGCAGCCTGTGCTCGACGGTGATGCAAGTGCGTTTTTGACCTGCGCCAACGATAGCCGTCTACAAGGCCGGTGGGCACGCGAACATGGTGTCCGCCCGGGAGCAGCGCCGGAGGACATTCTGCTCGCACAGATCGAGGACCACAGAACCGAGGTGCTCTACAACCTCGATCCAGTCGCTTTTCCGAGTTCCTTTGTTCGCAAGCTGCCTGGCTGCGTGAAGAAGACACTCTGTTGGCGTGCGGCGCCGTCGGGAAACGCAGACCTGAGGGCCTATGGTGCGGTGCTCGGAAATTTCCCGTCGATTCTACAGTCATGGCGCGACAAGGGGTGCCGGGCGGAATGGTTTTCGCCTGCAATAGATCCTGCAATGAGCGAGTACGTGCAGGATGAGCGCCCCATCGACGTGCTGTTTGTCGGCGGCTACTCACGGCACCATTCGGCGCGAGCAAGAACGCTCGAGAAGGTTGCTGCTCTCGCCGGAAGCCGACAGATCGTCTATTGTCTTGACTCGTCGCGTTTGACAAGACTTGCGGAGAGTTCGATCGGCCACCTACTGCCGCTCCAGAAGCATCGGCGTCCGAAGATAGTTGCGGGGATCGCTAAGCCGCCGGTCTTTGGAAGAGAGCTCTACGAGTTGATCGGACGATCCAAGATCGTCCTCAATGGGGCGATCGACATGGCAGGCCAGGATCGCGGCAACATGCGCTGCTTCGAAGCCATGGGATGTGGTGCGCTGCTGGTTTCGGACGCTGGCCACTATCCCGCGGGAATGGTCGCCGACGAAACGATGCTGGTCTATCACGATGAGAAGAGTTGTCTTGAGCAGATCGAGCGAGCTATCTCCGACTGGACCGATGTACGGCCAATAGCCACGAACGGTCGAATTCGAGTCAATGAAGTCCACACTAAGGCGCGTCAGTGGGGCCTCTTTCAGACTATCGTAGCGCGTCTCTAG
- a CDS encoding DapH/DapD/GlmU-related protein — MSSLAGLALHCARFIDGINLHLLAQRLIGRATCRLQEGAFLAHCARIRNALGDSDQIVIGPYSHIRGELMILGHGGRISIGEWCYVGVGTRIWSGASIQIGNRVLISHSVNIFDNLSHPIKASERHEQARQIFSTGHPRMVFLDDRPIKISDDAWIGAGAMVMRGVTIGEGGIVAAGAVVTKDVPAYAIVAGNPATVVRELSPDER; from the coding sequence ATGTCCAGCCTCGCCGGCCTTGCGCTCCACTGCGCAAGATTCATAGACGGGATTAATCTCCATTTGCTCGCCCAGCGGCTCATCGGGCGTGCCACCTGCCGTTTGCAAGAGGGTGCTTTTCTGGCTCACTGCGCGAGGATCAGAAACGCGCTTGGCGATAGCGACCAGATCGTCATCGGCCCCTATTCGCATATCAGGGGCGAACTGATGATTCTTGGTCACGGCGGCCGGATATCAATTGGAGAATGGTGTTACGTGGGCGTGGGGACGCGGATTTGGTCGGGGGCGTCGATCCAAATTGGCAATCGGGTCCTGATCTCACATTCAGTGAATATATTCGACAATCTCTCGCATCCAATCAAGGCTAGCGAGCGGCACGAGCAGGCCAGGCAGATTTTTTCGACGGGCCACCCCAGAATGGTTTTTCTTGATGATCGTCCAATTAAGATAAGCGATGACGCCTGGATCGGCGCCGGCGCGATGGTCATGCGCGGCGTGACGATTGGGGAGGGCGGGATCGTAGCCGCGGGAGCGGTTGTCACCAAGGACGTTCCGGCCTACGCGATTGTTGCCGGAAATCCCGCAACCGTCGTCAGGGAGTTGTCTCCGGATGAGCGATGA